A portion of the Chryseobacterium tructae genome contains these proteins:
- a CDS encoding thrombospondin type 3 repeat-containing protein, which translates to MKKYLIFLLFSFSILQSQGIEDKQIFKKCKKEYSKKVCLSDEDQDGILFYLDKCPKQSGSIDNEGCAWPDTDNDGAIDKDDACPDVKGDPENQGCPWPDTDGDGILDKDDQCPTIPGIADLGGCLDNNCDEYLKKQKKTLEEFKVKNNAEKEKFALLRNVIFNNITPKFLSGNNIIVSIHVNTFINDNIKDCASRSSLWHDKQLFLDQLFWSEETFKYAGKKLKKNIFPTAEFGKYPIADILLKAYNDDGYYNFMKNFSRAPGIHDSSVDSKIYYYPSSPQKPEFRPDNTRMRILFDKYETQNQATVEMVKNNEYQSFTYEYNNDKWILISKDSHNR; encoded by the coding sequence TTGAAAAAATACCTGATCTTTTTATTATTCTCATTTTCAATCCTTCAGTCTCAAGGAATAGAGGATAAACAGATTTTTAAAAAATGTAAAAAAGAGTATTCAAAGAAAGTTTGCCTTTCTGATGAAGATCAGGATGGTATTCTCTTTTACCTTGACAAATGCCCGAAGCAAAGTGGCTCCATAGATAACGAAGGATGTGCATGGCCAGATACTGATAATGACGGAGCCATAGATAAGGATGACGCATGTCCTGATGTAAAAGGGGATCCGGAAAACCAAGGATGCCCATGGCCCGATACGGATGGGGACGGCATTTTGGATAAAGATGATCAATGTCCCACTATTCCTGGAATTGCTGACCTGGGCGGATGTCTCGATAACAATTGTGATGAGTATCTCAAAAAACAGAAAAAGACTCTTGAAGAGTTTAAGGTAAAAAACAATGCTGAAAAGGAAAAGTTTGCTCTGCTTAGAAACGTTATTTTTAACAATATTACCCCAAAATTTCTTTCCGGAAATAATATCATTGTAAGTATTCATGTAAATACCTTCATTAATGATAATATTAAAGACTGCGCTTCCAGATCATCTTTATGGCATGACAAACAATTATTTCTCGACCAGCTTTTCTGGAGTGAAGAAACCTTCAAATATGCTGGCAAGAAATTGAAAAAAAATATCTTTCCCACCGCAGAATTCGGAAAATATCCCATAGCAGACATTTTATTGAAAGCCTATAATGATGATGGATATTATAATTTTATGAAAAACTTTTCAAGAGCTCCCGGTATTCATGATTCTTCTGTTGACTCCAAGATTTACTATTATCCCAGCAGTCCTCAAAAACCTGAATTCAGGCCGGACAATACCCGAATGAGAATTCTTTTTGACAAATACGAGACCCAAAACCAAGCCACCGTTGAAATGGTAAAAAATAATGAATATCAATCTTTTACTTACGAATACAATAATGACAAATGGATTCTCATAAGCAAGGATTCTCATAACCGTTGA